The Sporosarcina sp. Te-1 DNA window AAGAAAAACGTCGTGAACTGCTTGCTAAACTTGAAGCAATGAAAAGTGGGGTGAAATAACAATGGAACGTATCGGCAATGCGATGAAGCGGGTCATTAATGCACCTGCATTAACTGCAAGATATGACCAGCTTCGAAATGAAGTGCTGGAAAATACGGAGGTTCAACGATTTCTGGAAGACCATTCTCAATACATTGACAAGACGGTCGTGGATAAAAGCATCGGCAAGCTGTATGAATTCGTTACTTCATCACATCATTGCGAAAGCTGTCCGAACCTGGAAGGCTGCATCAATGTAATGAAAGGCTACGAGCCAAAATTAATACTGACAGCCAATTATATTGATCTCGATTATGTCATATGTCCGAATAAGCAAGTTGATGACGAACGCAGAAAAGTCTCCAGAATGATCGAGAGCATGCATATGCCGAAAGATGTAATGGAAGCCAGGTTGCATGATGTCGATTTGACACATGATAACAGCAGGCTGCAAGTGGTAGAAGCGGCTGCACGGTTTATTAATGAATATGTGGAAACAGGAAAGCTACCGGAGCAGGGTCTCTATATCCATGGGCCGTTCGGTACTGGAAAGTCGTTTATCCTCGGGGCGATGGCCAATGAATTGGCCAATCGTCAAATTCGGACGGTTGTCGTTTATATACCGGAGTTTTTGAGGGAAATGAAACAATCCATCCAGGACCAGACGTTGAATGAGAAAATAGACTTCGTCAAAAAAGCACCTGTTCTCATGCTGGACGATTTTGGTGCTGAATCGATGTCCGCATGGGCGCGGGATGAGGTGCTTGGAACGATTTTGCAGTACAGGATGGCGCAAGAGCTTCCAACTTTCTTTACATCCAACTTTACACTGGATGAGCTTGAGCACCATCTGACATATACCCAGCGTGGCGAAAAAGAGGAAGTGAAGGCGGCCCGTCTGATGGAACGGATTCGGATAATCAGCTCGCCAATCGCACTTCGCGGAAAAAACAGAAGAAGATCCTGACGCATTTTGTGAAATGCCGTCACAATGGCTTGATTTTTAGGCGGAGCACATTTATACTAATTTGTATTATGAATGATTAAAATGTGAAGATGAGGACAACTATCGATTCATCATCCTACAGAGAACGGGGTCATAGGCTGGAAGCCCCGCAGGACAGAAAATCGATGGACCACCTCGGAGCAGCGACGGGGAAATTAGTATCCGTCGACGGTGCCGGCCCGTTAGCCGATTGGAAAGCTTCGTCTTTCCGGCATTTGTGCCGGAGGGAAGGAAGAAGGGTGGAACCACGAACAAACGCTTCGTCCCTTTATAGGGATGGGGCTTTTTTTATTGGTTTTTAAGTTTTTTATGTATTCCACTAACTAAAAACCAATATGTACACCATCCGTTCTATTCCAACTAACTATAAAGGAGAGACAGACCATGTCGGAACAAATCGAATTGAAATTCCCTGATGGAGCGGTAAAATCGTTTCCAAAAGGCACAACTACAGAAGACGTCGCTGGATCCATCAGCCCGGGACTCCGCAAAAGCGCATTGGCAGGTAAAGTAGGGGATAAGCTGGTCGATCTGAAAACGCCGATCGAGGAAGATGGCGATATCGCGATCATTACACCTCAATCACCTGAAGCGTTGGAGATTTTACGCCATAGTACAGCGCATTTGCTGGCACAAGCGGTTAAGCGCAAATTCCCGGATGCCAAACTCGGTATCGGTCCGGTCATTGAAAACGGTTTTTACTATGATATCGACTCGCCAACTCCGATCACGGCAGAAGATTTGCCTGAACTCGAGAAAGAAATGAAGCGGATCATCGGAGAAAACCTGCCGGTTGTCCGTCATGATGTTTCACGCGAAGAAGCGGAAAAACGTTTCAAAGAGATTGATGATCCATACAAGCTGGAACTTCTCGAAGCGATTCCGACAGGAGAGCAAGTCTCAATCTATGAACAAGGCGAGTTTTTCGATCTTTGCCGTGGCGTTCATGTACCGTCTACCGGTAAGTTGAAGGAATTTAAGCTATTGAGCATTGCAGGGGCCTACTGGCGCGGGAATTCCGATAATAAGATGCTTCAGCGGATTTATGGGTCAGCGTTCTTTAAGAAAGAGGAACTGCAAGAACATTTACGCATGCTGGAGGAAGCAAAAGAGCGGGATCATCGGAAAATCGGCAAGGAGCTTCAATTATTCACAAACTCACAAAAAGTGGGCCAAGGCCTGCCGCTTTGGTTGCCGAAGGGGGCTACTATTCGCCGTGTAATCGAACGGTATATTGTCGATAAAGAAGAGAAACTCGGCTATAACCATGTATATACACCGGTTCTTGGAAGTGTCGAGCTCTATAAGACATCTGGCCACTGGGATCATTACCAGGACGGCATGTTCCCGGTCATGAGCATGGACAATGAAGATTTGGTGCTCCGTCCGATGAACTGCCCGCACCACATGATGATCTACAAAAATGGCATCCACTCGTATCGTAACTTGCCACTCCGCATTGCTGAGCTTGGAACAATGCACCGATATGAAATGTCCGGAGCCCTTTCCGGATTGCAACGGGTTCGCGGCATGACATTGAATGATGCGCATATCTTTGTCCGCCCCGATCAGATCAAGGAAGAATTCCAGCGCGTGGTTCAATTGATTATTGAAGTGTATAAAGACTTTAACATTAAGGACTATTCTTTCCGTCTCTCCTATCGTGATCCGCAAGATACGGAGAAGTATTTCGACGACGATGCGATGTGGGAAAAGGCACAAGGCATGTTGAAAGAAGCGATGGATGAACTAGGACTTGATTATGTGGAAGCAGATGGCGAAGCGGCATTCTATGGTCCGAAGCTTGATGTCCAAGTGAAAACAGCTATCGGAATGGAAGAGACATTATCCACTGTTCAATTGGACTTCCTTCTTCCAGAACGTTTTGATCTCACATATGTTGGAGAGGATGGCAAGCCGCATCGTCCTGTCGTTATCCATAGAGGTGTCGTTTCAACAATGGAGCGCTTTGTCGCGTTCTTGATCGAAGAGTACAAAGGGGCCTTCCCGACATGGCTTGCTCCAGTGCAAGTCGAAGTCATTCCGGTATCGCCGGAAGTGCATTTCGACTACGCCAATGAAGTGCGTGAGAAATTGATCGCTTCTGGTTTCCGAGTTGATCTTGACAGCAGGGACGAAAAAATCGGTTATAAAATTAGAGAAGCCCAAGTACAAAAAGTTCCTTTTATGCTCGTGCTTGGTGACAAAGAAGTGGAGTCAGGCGAAGTGAACGTTCGGAAATATGGTGAACAGCAATCCGAAAGTATGCCGTTTGCCCAATTCCTTGAACAACTTCAGTCGATTGTCGCGAATAAAGAATAACAAGATAGGTATTGCATCCCATTTCTTCCTATGGAGAAATGGGATGTTTTTATTATTTTACGAATAACTTATTTGAAACTTTGATTCTCTCGAAGTTTTCAAAGTACAATACAACTGTCTGCAATAAATGGAGGGATTTTCATGATAGAGACCATTGTCAAACCTTCCGATATTCAAACAATCGGCCAGGCAAATGACGCGCTGCACATTCTTCTTCGCTGCTCACGAAAGGAAGTGCTGGATTACTTAGACTTGATTGATTCCGAAGAGGAGAGTTACCGTCTCATCCGATTGCTGGATAATGGAGCACTGGGGCAATACGGCAACTTTTTGGCATATTATGCACACCGCCGATTTGATACAGCGAGAACGTATGCGTGGAAATACCATACTCTCTTGGAGAAGGATCGCCCGTTTCTAGTCGATCACCTGATTCAGAAACAATTGACGGATGAGAAAAATAATTTTACATCGAAAGATACCATTTATTTATTGAAAGTTCGATTGCATGCATTGACCATGATGAACCGAATTCCTGCGGCGACACGCACAATAAAGGAAATTGAAGCGAATGGCGGCACAATCCATGCGGACCAATTGGCTCCCTATTTAGTTGAAATGGATCGTTTGGAAGAAGCGGAACAGACATTGCGAGATGCGCTGCCACTAACGGAACGCGCTACCATTACGTATGTAGCGTATGCCGACCTGTTGGCGAAACGGGGTGCCCGGCAGGAGGCAGCCGAAGTTCTGCGTGAAGGGATGAAACGTTTTCCGGAAGATGTGACGTTGCAAGTCGCTTATATCGATCATCTTTATACGGACGGCGCTTATGAGGAAGTGAGCCATTTGATACCACAACTGCTGGAGGCTAATCCTTACATGCGCCCGCGGAATTACCTTGTTTACATACAGACCGATACATTGTACAGGATTGATCGGTGGGACGAATTGCGTGCCTGGATTGCTTCTTACTCTGACGTGCTGGAAAGCACCGTATTTGATTTGGCGTCACTCGATGAAACAGGTGTTAGAAATGAAGTTAAATTGACACCGATTAAGCAGAAAGTAAATTACTGTGTTCCTGCTTCGATTGAAATGATTTTAAAGGCAGCTGGCCAGGAAAAAACACAAGATGAAGTGGCAAACCATATCTTCAATCGTACTGGTTCCAAAATTAGTACGACCGTCGACTATATGAAAACACTCGGTTTTGAAGCAGTGTTTTTCAAAAGTACGATCGAGGCACTTAGGCAATTGATTGATCTCGGTTTACCTGTCATGCTGGATCTCATGGTCGAAAACAGTTCCCACGTCCAATTGATCCGAGGGTATGATGACAGGCTGCAAATTTTGTCGATTCAAGATCCTAATCGGTTAGAACCCTTCTATGTGCCCTACGATGTATTCCGGCAATTCAATCGTATGAAAGACGGTTTAGCAATTGTATTTATCCAAAAGGATCGAAAGCATATCTTGCCGGAGCTGCCGCATGAGGAACATGAATTCTTTCGAGAGGCTTTTTCCCGTGTGGATGATTTGGATGAAGCAAGCGAAGAGATGATCGACAAATTTTTGGCTTTTCTTATACGAAATGAGGAAGAAATCTATGCTTCAGTGTTAGGCTTGTCTCTTTCGAATCATGACAAGTTTCTTCCGCATATCGATAAGTGGCGAAAGCATGTCCAAGAAAAGCTTGGCATGGAAGAACAAAAAGTGGCGCTCCTTATAGCCAATTCCTATATGCGATATGGGGATCGAGAATCGTTCTTAACTATCATGAAGGATTTGAAACGTCCATCCGCATTCTCGCATTATTTGTTGGGAGTGGACGCCTATAAAAGGGATTCCTATGCTGATGCACTATTCCATTTAGAGCGCTCTCTCGAGTTGGACCCATACCAGCCGATTGCGTATGCCTATTTAGCAAGATGTACAGAGGAAATCGGCAGGACGGAAGATGCAGTTGATTATGCAGAAACAGCAATGTACCAAAATGAACAAGATGATTTTATTGTCTCGACTTATGCAACGGCCTTGCTTGCTAATGGGCAAACAGCCGATGCGCTGGCACAATTCTTATCATTGGCAGAGGCAGACCCAGACAATGCCTATTACGCTTATGAGGCAGGCCGTTGTCAATTGGCCGATAATGAACAAGAGTCTGTTCAATGGTTTGAACGCTCCATCGCCCTGAATCAGGCTGTACCGTATCCATACTTAAGGCTCGCTGAAATATACTTGGAACAAGAAGATTGGGAGTCGGCGGAAGCCGTGAGTGAGCGCGGAATCGCCAACGTGCCAAGCGAAGAGGCAACTTATCTCTGGTTATACGCAGGCCACGCTAGAGCAGGCAGGGAGGCATACCCGTCCGCAGAGCAGGCATACAAAGAAGCAGCTGAACGGGATCCGGAGGGGCATGCGCTGGCCTTCATCTATGAAGGGGAAGCGATGGCGAAAACCGGACGATGGGAGCAGGCCCTACAATCTGTGACGACCACGGCAGAGCGTCTCGATTCGGC harbors:
- the dnaI gene encoding primosomal protein DnaI translates to MERIGNAMKRVINAPALTARYDQLRNEVLENTEVQRFLEDHSQYIDKTVVDKSIGKLYEFVTSSHHCESCPNLEGCINVMKGYEPKLILTANYIDLDYVICPNKQVDDERRKVSRMIESMHMPKDVMEARLHDVDLTHDNSRLQVVEAAARFINEYVETGKLPEQGLYIHGPFGTGKSFILGAMANELANRQIRTVVVYIPEFLREMKQSIQDQTLNEKIDFVKKAPVLMLDDFGAESMSAWARDEVLGTILQYRMAQELPTFFTSNFTLDELEHHLTYTQRGEKEEVKAARLMERIRIISSPIALRGKNRRRS
- the thrS gene encoding threonine--tRNA ligase, translating into MSEQIELKFPDGAVKSFPKGTTTEDVAGSISPGLRKSALAGKVGDKLVDLKTPIEEDGDIAIITPQSPEALEILRHSTAHLLAQAVKRKFPDAKLGIGPVIENGFYYDIDSPTPITAEDLPELEKEMKRIIGENLPVVRHDVSREEAEKRFKEIDDPYKLELLEAIPTGEQVSIYEQGEFFDLCRGVHVPSTGKLKEFKLLSIAGAYWRGNSDNKMLQRIYGSAFFKKEELQEHLRMLEEAKERDHRKIGKELQLFTNSQKVGQGLPLWLPKGATIRRVIERYIVDKEEKLGYNHVYTPVLGSVELYKTSGHWDHYQDGMFPVMSMDNEDLVLRPMNCPHHMMIYKNGIHSYRNLPLRIAELGTMHRYEMSGALSGLQRVRGMTLNDAHIFVRPDQIKEEFQRVVQLIIEVYKDFNIKDYSFRLSYRDPQDTEKYFDDDAMWEKAQGMLKEAMDELGLDYVEADGEAAFYGPKLDVQVKTAIGMEETLSTVQLDFLLPERFDLTYVGEDGKPHRPVVIHRGVVSTMERFVAFLIEEYKGAFPTWLAPVQVEVIPVSPEVHFDYANEVREKLIASGFRVDLDSRDEKIGYKIREAQVQKVPFMLVLGDKEVESGEVNVRKYGEQQSESMPFAQFLEQLQSIVANKE
- a CDS encoding tetratricopeptide repeat protein is translated as MIETIVKPSDIQTIGQANDALHILLRCSRKEVLDYLDLIDSEEESYRLIRLLDNGALGQYGNFLAYYAHRRFDTARTYAWKYHTLLEKDRPFLVDHLIQKQLTDEKNNFTSKDTIYLLKVRLHALTMMNRIPAATRTIKEIEANGGTIHADQLAPYLVEMDRLEEAEQTLRDALPLTERATITYVAYADLLAKRGARQEAAEVLREGMKRFPEDVTLQVAYIDHLYTDGAYEEVSHLIPQLLEANPYMRPRNYLVYIQTDTLYRIDRWDELRAWIASYSDVLESTVFDLASLDETGVRNEVKLTPIKQKVNYCVPASIEMILKAAGQEKTQDEVANHIFNRTGSKISTTVDYMKTLGFEAVFFKSTIEALRQLIDLGLPVMLDLMVENSSHVQLIRGYDDRLQILSIQDPNRLEPFYVPYDVFRQFNRMKDGLAIVFIQKDRKHILPELPHEEHEFFREAFSRVDDLDEASEEMIDKFLAFLIRNEEEIYASVLGLSLSNHDKFLPHIDKWRKHVQEKLGMEEQKVALLIANSYMRYGDRESFLTIMKDLKRPSAFSHYLLGVDAYKRDSYADALFHLERSLELDPYQPIAYAYLARCTEEIGRTEDAVDYAETAMYQNEQDDFIVSTYATALLANGQTADALAQFLSLAEADPDNAYYAYEAGRCQLADNEQESVQWFERSIALNQAVPYPYLRLAEIYLEQEDWESAEAVSERGIANVPSEEATYLWLYAGHARAGREAYPSAEQAYKEAAERDPEGHALAFIYEGEAMAKTGRWEQALQSVTTTAERLDSAYYTFRAGAMLFETAESVEEHEIALDVMEKGLLNTDDQVMAFVRRYVDYVENTPAEQRGANVLAELRSRVQDPDLYCYEAFLREQAGEVEKALELLQESLEMNAQNTFPHYRLGLIYKGMEEMDAAIRHFESCLEIEDKFNAAREELFDIYEQLADYQTAKQYAFELLELFPTVCKVERMADWLNEQEKRMVSARLDELEGEVDKDWWYISKSSLLQKREAIQFLSKEESPYIQFRLAKLLVQEKEYKKANEILMKLVEEFPNDESLYPYWAEAMLRSKQNNFGSLPIERLNVPDESRAWISHQLGREIMTFAEPWLEIKDGNYSFFKQLRASTKISPITVYVTTLFKYAFKLEPENASHYVELAKYLWKVDNKQDAKKILALYEYDDFDISRLAGFYSFHDGKRTGKLANFEEALVHFTKITEMHPDYPYGWSWKGDTLLHLGKYDLAKASYDKSLELNPEVEEGHVGLMRVYYFAGFSEKAWGYFCSANEEVQNQWLVEMQDSHMGTDDFVRFIGIRLDEIEEINS